Within Actinoplanes sp. L3-i22, the genomic segment CTGAAGGCGAAGATCGACGCCCGGTTCACCACCACCCGCGATCCGTCCTCGCTGGAGCTGCAGACCTACGGCGGCTACCCGGACGGGCCGGGCGGCTCGCTGGAGGCCTACTCCGGGCCGGAGGTCGACTGGATGGTGCACTCCTGGCTCGGCAACCCCGGCGCCAGCTTCGCGAACCTGCATCTGACCTGCTGGCTGGGCCCGCAGGTGAAGGTGCCGCACCTGGGGATCGCGCTGCTGGTCTGGCCGGGCGGCTGGTTCTACCTGGACTCGGTGCCGCGGACGAACATGGTCGAGGACGGGGCGTACTTCGACAAGTACTACGCCGAGCTCGACGAGGAGTGGCTGGAGCTGCGCGGCGACCCGCAGTTCGAGTACTTCGTGAGCCGGGCCGGGTTCATCCGGGCCAGCCTGTCGCCGACGGCCTACTGCTACTCGTTCGAGCGCAGCGAGCGCAACCTGGCGATCGTCTCGGCCCGGGCGCACGCGCACGTGGACCGGTGGCTGCGCTGGGTCGACGAGGCCGAGCCGGTCCCGGCGGACGAGCGGGCCGCGCTCGCCGAGACCGACCTGCGGATCCGCCGGAACATCGCCGAGCGGGACCCGGCGAACGTGATGGGCGTCCGGTTCTTCGGCGAGGAGACGACGAACAAGCTGGTCCGGGCGTTGTGGGGCGGGGACCGGGAGCTGCCGCGGCCCGGGGTGACCGGATGATCCGCTCGATCTGGTGGGCCGCGACGATCCCGGGCGCCGACAAGCCGTTCGACACCGCGCACCTGCGGATCTACTACCCCGCCGTGGCGACCGGTTCGGATCAGGAGCGGCTCACCGGGGTGTTCCCGGCCGACCCGGCGCAGGCGCCCTATCCGGTGGCGCTGATCGTCTCCGGCGTCAACGTCGGCCAGGAGGCCTACCGCTGGCTGGCGACCGAACTGGCCGGTCGCGGGTTCATCGCGGTGACCTACGACTGGGTCGGTGAGCTGTTCGGCGGACTGAAAGGGATCACTCCGGGGGTCATCCTCGACGCCGCCAGGCCCGACTCCTACGGCACCCAGCCAACCACGCCTTCGGTTCCCGCGGTTCTGGAAGCCCTCGCCGAATCGCCGCTGGCCGAGGTGATGGATCTCGATAAAGTCGGACTT encodes:
- a CDS encoding oxidoreductase, producing MAETLQHVEDMVDSSPVVDVHDTFSFYRQLLADLKAKIDARFTTTRDPSSLELQTYGGYPDGPGGSLEAYSGPEVDWMVHSWLGNPGASFANLHLTCWLGPQVKVPHLGIALLVWPGGWFYLDSVPRTNMVEDGAYFDKYYAELDEEWLELRGDPQFEYFVSRAGFIRASLSPTAYCYSFERSERNLAIVSARAHAHVDRWLRWVDEAEPVPADERAALAETDLRIRRNIAERDPANVMGVRFFGEETTNKLVRALWGGDRELPRPGVTG